One segment of Stappia sp. 28M-7 DNA contains the following:
- a CDS encoding alpha-E domain-containing protein produces MLGRTAASLFWTSRYNERAENMARLLEVGYRIAMTPRLGQDAADDWRSTLVSAGCDQGFFKKHEELTKRSVVSHMLFDPENPSSVRSCIEAARNNARSVRTAITGEMWESLNTTYIDFMEVRPQHMTDDKLPGFLTWIKQRSMLFRGAMLGTLMRDEGYHFSQFGCFIERADNTSRILDVKYWILLPDNEVVGGELDRYQWSTILRSVSAHRSYRHAYRDAQIRPFNIAEFLILRKEMPRSLAYCYDWITESMEGLTLRYGERPMSYDMAQRTHELLDQGTMRQIFQGGLHEFLGNMIARNNGLGAQLAADYHFA; encoded by the coding sequence ATGCTCGGCCGTACCGCCGCATCCCTGTTCTGGACCTCGCGCTACAACGAGCGGGCGGAGAACATGGCCCGCCTGCTGGAGGTGGGATACCGCATTGCCATGACGCCGCGTCTGGGCCAGGACGCCGCCGACGACTGGCGTTCGACGCTGGTCAGCGCCGGCTGCGACCAGGGCTTCTTCAAGAAGCACGAGGAACTGACAAAGCGCTCCGTCGTCTCGCACATGCTGTTCGACCCGGAAAACCCCTCCTCCGTGCGCTCCTGCATCGAGGCGGCCCGCAACAACGCCCGCTCGGTGCGCACCGCCATCACCGGCGAGATGTGGGAGAGCCTGAACACGACCTATATCGACTTCATGGAAGTGCGCCCGCAGCACATGACCGACGACAAGCTGCCGGGCTTCCTGACCTGGATCAAGCAGCGCTCCATGCTGTTCCGCGGCGCCATGCTCGGCACCTTGATGCGCGACGAGGGCTACCACTTCTCGCAGTTCGGCTGCTTCATCGAGCGGGCCGACAACACCTCGCGCATCCTCGACGTGAAATACTGGATCCTGCTGCCGGACAACGAAGTGGTCGGCGGCGAGCTCGACCGGTACCAATGGTCGACGATCCTGAGGTCGGTCTCTGCCCATCGCAGCTATCGCCATGCCTATCGCGATGCGCAGATACGCCCGTTCAACATTGCCGAGTTCCTCATCCTGCGAAAGGAGATGCCGCGCTCGCTGGCCTATTGCTACGACTGGATCACCGAGAGCATGGAGGGGCTCACCCTGCGCTACGGCGAGCGGCCGATGAGCTACGACATGGCCCAGCGCACCCACGAGCTGCTGGACCAGGGAACCATGCGGCAGATCTTCCAAGGGGGACTGCACGAGTTCCTCGGCAACATGATCGCGAGAAACAACGGACTAGGCGCGCAGCTCGCCGCGGACTACCACTTCGCCTGA